From Chiloscyllium plagiosum isolate BGI_BamShark_2017 chromosome 38, ASM401019v2, whole genome shotgun sequence, a single genomic window includes:
- the samd8 gene encoding sphingomyelin synthase-related protein 1 isoform X2 encodes MAEVCGVVLCTIWLLLLLLHKHRSILFRRMCSLMGTVFLLRCVTMFVTSLSVPGHHLQCSGKLYGDVWAKFQRALAIWSGFGMTLTGVHTCGDYMFSGHTVVITMLNFFVTEYTPRSWNFLHTLSWVLNLFGIFFILAAHEHYSIDVFIAFYITTRLFLYYHTLANTRAYQQSRRARIWFPMFSFFECNVNGPVPNEYSWPLSRPRLLKALIG; translated from the exons ATGGCTGAAGTCTGCGGTGTTGTGCTCTGCACCATTTGGTTGTTGCTTTTGCTGCTTCATAAGCATCG GTCTATCTTATTTCGTCGCATGTGCAGCCTGATGGGAACAGTGTTCCTATTGCGTTGTGTTACTATGTTTGTTACCTCACTTTCTGTGCCTGGCCATCATCTGCAGTGTTCTGGAAAA ttgTATGGAGATGTATGGGCCAAGTTTCAACGGGCACTTGCAATTTGGAGTGGTTTTGGAATGACTCTAACAGGCGTGCATACTTGTGGAGACTACATGTTCAGTGGCCACACAGTTGTTATTACCATGCTTAACTTCTTTGTCACAGAAT ATACTCCAAGAAGCTGGAACTTCTTGCACACCTTGTCTTGGGTGTTGAACCTGTTCGGGATCTTCTTTATCCTTGCTGCACATGAACATTATTCAATTGATGTCTTCATCGCATTTTATATTACCACGAGACTCTTTTTGTATTACCACACACTAGCTAATACTCGAGCCTATCAGCAAAGCCGAAGAGCACGGATTTGGTTCCCAATGTTTTCATTCTTTGAATGTAATGTCAATGGCCCTGTACCAAATGAATATAGTTGGCCACTTTCTAGACCGAGATTGTTGAAAGCCCTAATTGGATAA